The following proteins are co-located in the Streptomyces spinoverrucosus genome:
- a CDS encoding DUF1490 family protein — translation MHPAALAGAVVGRIAHYALSGTAGVLVLRGAAKAAPRAKPAARRLLVSGIAGGITTGRRLGEAAEEARLKAGDLLAEAREQLGEEARPPSAVGVEGHDHDHEH, via the coding sequence ATGCATCCCGCCGCTCTCGCAGGTGCGGTCGTGGGCCGTATCGCGCACTACGCCTTGTCCGGAACCGCCGGCGTCCTGGTTCTGCGCGGGGCCGCCAAAGCTGCGCCCAGGGCGAAACCGGCCGCCCGCAGGCTTCTGGTCAGCGGCATCGCTGGTGGCATCACGACCGGGCGACGGCTCGGGGAGGCCGCCGAGGAAGCCCGCCTGAAGGCCGGAGACCTGCTGGCGGAGGCCAGGGAGCAGCTGGGCGAGGAGGCACGGCCCCCCTCGGCGGTCGGGGTCGAGGGACACGACCACGATCACGAGCACTGA
- a CDS encoding metal ABC transporter solute-binding protein, Zn/Mn family has protein sequence MRASSRRLPASLTVGVFLVFLAGCGDSSDPGGGGAAQNPAASSTVPVVASTNVYGDIAEQIGGGKVQVTSIISNPDQDPHSFEANTQNQLALSKAKVVIENGGGYDDFIGRMLKSSDNSSAEVINAVEVSGKTAPAGGELNEHVWYDFPTAAKLADRIATALGKAAPDDAATFTKNAETFKAKLEPLQTKEARIKADHGGDPVAITEPVPLYMTEASGLVNKTPEEFSEAIEEGDDVSPRALRETLALFTGKKVDALVYNEQTSGPQTEQVEQAARTAGIPVVPVTETLPEGKDYIGWMTANVDALASALGK, from the coding sequence ATGCGTGCGTCCTCGCGCCGACTTCCGGCGTCGCTTACAGTCGGTGTCTTCCTGGTCTTCCTTGCGGGGTGCGGCGACTCGTCCGACCCCGGAGGCGGCGGCGCTGCGCAGAACCCCGCCGCCTCGTCCACTGTTCCGGTGGTGGCCTCGACGAACGTCTACGGGGACATCGCCGAGCAGATAGGCGGCGGGAAGGTTCAGGTCACGTCGATCATCAGCAACCCCGACCAGGACCCGCACTCCTTCGAGGCCAACACCCAGAACCAGTTGGCGCTGTCCAAGGCGAAGGTCGTCATCGAAAACGGCGGCGGTTACGACGACTTCATCGGTCGGATGCTGAAGAGCAGCGACAACTCCTCCGCCGAGGTGATCAACGCCGTCGAGGTCTCCGGGAAGACCGCTCCGGCGGGCGGGGAGCTCAACGAGCACGTCTGGTACGACTTCCCCACCGCCGCCAAGCTTGCCGACCGGATCGCCACGGCCCTGGGCAAGGCGGCCCCCGACGACGCGGCCACCTTCACGAAGAACGCCGAGACCTTCAAGGCGAAGCTCGAACCGCTTCAGACGAAGGAAGCACGGATCAAGGCCGACCACGGAGGTGATCCGGTGGCCATCACCGAGCCCGTGCCGCTGTACATGACGGAGGCGAGTGGCCTGGTCAACAAGACACCGGAAGAGTTCAGCGAGGCCATCGAGGAAGGCGACGACGTCTCCCCGAGGGCCCTGCGCGAAACGCTGGCACTGTTCACCGGCAAGAAGGTCGACGCGCTGGTCTACAACGAGCAGACCTCCGGCCCGCAGACCGAGCAGGTCGAGCAGGCGGCCAGGACCGCCGGGATCCCTGTCGTCCCCGTCACCGAGACCCTGCCCGAGGGCAAGGACTACATCGGCTGGATGACCGCGAACGTCGACGCGCTCGCGAGCGCGCTGGGCAAGTGA